The following are encoded together in the Tepidiforma bonchosmolovskayae genome:
- a CDS encoding DnaD domain-containing protein: protein MTTSSDPDAFAGFPGIGKATAIPNLFFAAVLPRMEAPGDLLAFLWVARLTQELKAEPRCVAAEAIWAHEPARLSFERLAGGRPGLDTGLQRCLELRALLALEVRGPGGPEALYFVNTPAARRSIARALAGELELRPGAAVAPLRAREERPGIFRLYEEHIGTITPLVAEKLVEAEAAYPPDWIEDAFREAAERNIRNWRYIQRMLETWALEGRPDETTGRDSLEDAKRRFLGGPFGSIARYR from the coding sequence ATGACGACCTCCTCTGACCCCGACGCCTTCGCCGGCTTCCCGGGCATCGGCAAGGCCACCGCCATCCCCAACCTCTTCTTCGCCGCCGTCCTCCCCCGCATGGAGGCCCCCGGCGACCTCCTCGCCTTCCTCTGGGTCGCCCGCCTCACGCAGGAGCTGAAGGCCGAGCCCCGCTGCGTCGCCGCCGAAGCCATCTGGGCCCACGAGCCGGCCCGCCTCTCCTTCGAACGCCTCGCCGGCGGCCGCCCCGGCCTCGATACTGGCCTCCAGCGCTGCCTCGAACTCCGCGCGCTCCTCGCCCTTGAAGTGCGCGGCCCCGGCGGCCCCGAAGCCCTCTACTTCGTCAACACCCCCGCTGCCCGCCGGTCGATAGCCCGCGCCCTCGCCGGCGAACTCGAACTCCGGCCCGGCGCAGCTGTCGCCCCGCTCCGCGCCCGCGAAGAGCGCCCCGGCATCTTCCGCCTCTACGAAGAGCACATCGGCACCATCACCCCCCTCGTCGCCGAAAAGCTCGTTGAGGCCGAAGCCGCCTATCCCCCAGACTGGATTGAAGACGCCTTCCGCGAAGCCGCCGAACGCAACATCCGCAACTGGCGCTACATCCAGCGCATGCTCGAGACCTGGGCTCTGGAGGGCCGCCCCGATGAAACGACTGGACGAGATTCTCTCGAAGACGCGAAACGCCGCTTCCTCGGCGGACCCTTCGGCAGCATCGCCCGCTACCGCTGA